Proteins encoded in a region of the Rickettsia bellii RML369-C genome:
- a CDS encoding Ppx/GppA phosphatase family protein: MRSAIIDIGSNALRAVVYETDELGAPEIFNYKFKNYLTNLLNLDNLDIKHQTYLSLQYLTHIFTKLSVTNIRCVATAILRGHPKAEEFKAIIEKKFNIEVEIISGEREAYLTAAGLISGISDASGIVADLGGGSLELAQIADKKVGKLKSLPLGTRIIANNNFDNLGLITELIEKEFGLEHYPNLYLIGGALRLMSRIYMESINYPLKNLHNFEISRVEFELYLEKLSQIDKLKLSYYEQKAINYNAVLVIKAMIKVFSPEKIIISNYGLKEGVRFDSLPDNEKEKDIIYERVKRLVKFDRNICKIDQYIEAVEYLLINPDTTTLITVELAIMLAQYNKNIDKTLRANFVSEFILSSDIPFSHRQRLMLGIALTVTYTAKTDMNINKIAKKMISKSDYYNSHIIGYYIKIAREIDGPEFQEPSFSIKLKDDEFLQINTSILPKQVFGKVHERLKDIRSARKNINQSFSD; this comes from the coding sequence ATGCGTTCAGCTATTATTGATATCGGTTCAAATGCTTTAAGAGCTGTAGTTTATGAAACCGATGAGCTTGGAGCTCCTGAAATTTTTAATTATAAATTCAAAAATTATTTAACCAATCTACTCAATTTAGATAATTTAGATATAAAACATCAAACATATTTATCTCTACAATATCTCACTCATATTTTTACTAAGCTTTCTGTTACTAATATCAGATGCGTTGCAACAGCTATACTCAGGGGACACCCAAAAGCAGAAGAATTTAAAGCAATAATCGAAAAGAAATTCAATATTGAAGTTGAGATTATCTCAGGTGAACGTGAAGCTTATTTAACCGCTGCCGGTTTAATTTCCGGAATTAGCGATGCTTCAGGTATTGTAGCTGATCTTGGTGGCGGCAGCTTAGAGCTTGCACAAATTGCGGATAAAAAAGTTGGTAAGTTAAAATCGCTACCGCTTGGCACACGGATTATTGCTAATAATAATTTTGATAATCTTGGGCTTATTACAGAATTAATTGAAAAAGAATTTGGTCTTGAGCATTATCCTAACCTATATTTAATCGGTGGTGCATTACGTTTAATGAGCCGAATATATATGGAATCTATTAATTACCCTCTTAAAAATTTACATAACTTTGAAATAAGCCGTGTAGAATTTGAATTATATTTGGAAAAATTATCACAAATCGATAAGTTAAAGCTTAGCTATTATGAACAAAAAGCGATTAATTATAACGCTGTTTTAGTAATAAAGGCGATGATTAAAGTGTTTTCTCCAGAGAAAATTATCATCTCAAATTATGGCTTAAAAGAAGGGGTAAGATTTGATTCACTACCGGATAATGAAAAAGAAAAAGATATTATTTATGAGCGAGTTAAGAGATTAGTAAAATTTGATAGAAATATATGTAAAATCGATCAATATATTGAAGCAGTAGAATATCTTTTAATTAATCCTGATACTACAACTCTAATAACGGTGGAGCTAGCTATAATGCTTGCTCAGTATAACAAAAATATCGATAAAACCCTTAGAGCTAATTTCGTTTCAGAATTTATTCTATCTTCAGATATTCCCTTTAGCCATAGACAGCGTCTAATGCTCGGTATTGCACTAACTGTTACTTATACTGCTAAAACTGATATGAATATTAATAAGATAGCTAAAAAAATGATCAGTAAAAGCGATTATTATAACAGCCATATTATCGGTTATTATATAAAAATTGCTAGAGAAATCGATGGTCCAGAATTTCAAGAACCCTCTTTCTCTATTAAGCTAAAAGATGACGAATTTTTACAAATTAATACTTCTATCCTCCCTAAACAAGTCTTCGGAAAAGTCCATGAACGCCTAAAGGATATAAGAAGTGCTAGAAAGAATATCAACCAAAGCTTTAGTGATTAG
- the vapB gene encoding type II toxin-antitoxin system antitoxin VapB: MAQIVKATEAVRSFSDIINRVYYKGESFDIQKGNNIVAQITPVENKSSVKVKNLDELFKNGPHLDPEDAEQFMKDVDDVRRSTRINIEELYRKWD; this comes from the coding sequence ATGGCACAGATAGTTAAAGCAACAGAAGCCGTTCGTTCATTTTCCGATATTATTAACCGTGTTTATTATAAAGGCGAAAGCTTTGATATTCAAAAAGGTAATAATATCGTGGCACAAATTACACCTGTCGAAAATAAATCTTCTGTAAAAGTAAAAAATTTAGATGAACTTTTTAAAAATGGTCCACATCTCGACCCTGAGGATGCTGAACAATTTATGAAAGATGTTGATGATGTAAGACGTAGTACTAGAATAAACATTGAGGAGTTGTATCGTAAATGGGATTAA
- the vapC gene encoding ribonuclease VapC — MGLIVDTSIIIALERGKISTKAWSNYDQAYINPIVLTELLIGIDRVKDENKRGQCLTFIEYVKSLFTLLPFGIEEAYVYAKIIDNLYKERITIGVHDLLIAATAITYNYPILTLNTKDFKRIPELEVLTVPLKD; from the coding sequence ATGGGATTAATTGTTGATACCTCTATAATTATAGCTTTAGAAAGAGGAAAAATTAGTACTAAAGCATGGTCAAATTATGATCAAGCTTATATTAACCCTATTGTGTTAACTGAACTATTAATAGGAATAGATAGAGTTAAAGATGAAAATAAGCGTGGACAATGTTTAACTTTTATAGAATATGTAAAAAGCTTATTCACTCTACTACCTTTCGGTATTGAAGAAGCATATGTATATGCAAAAATTATAGATAATTTATATAAAGAACGCATAACTATTGGTGTTCATGATTTATTAATTGCAGCGACAGCAATAACTTATAATTATCCAATACTAACTTTAAATACAAAAGACTTTAAAAGAATTCCTGAACTAGAAGTATTAACAGTTCCGCTTAAAGATTAA
- a CDS encoding proton-conducting transporter membrane subunit: MFQNTKLSFFLANFELVFDFSTQNQLIAVAFLLITAIANLYAISQNRKLESLIGSLYCLSSLICLFSGDFISMIISLEFMTIFACIIVFIGSCSVKHTRQYFLTHLFSSGLILTGMSLLIDKTANIAFTPLTTAIYNSELPAILILAGCLINASIIFFNGWVVNCYPKASSSGMIYLLSFTTKIALITIFKLFSGLEILKFCGLAMIIYGLIFALIEKNLRRLICYLTVSQLGFILAAIGINSPRILYLIPIFIFMHILYNGVFALYFAIIEDSNKIKNYQDLKTTKYNPILLIGFILTILIYSSILPINSSYIKLELVNALNENYVMIFFKIATCTILFSLVFEGVLALLQVSNKEVTRHCERLQGAWQSHFIILRLLRQNLQFFLAMTPVYLLYLSSCLITLAICAFYPVQISDVNNNLSIILIAFFLALLFRSSPRILTKNINLDLYRYIQKIIYFCITKYKETKSDEIEEDEYLNFKAFWQDTLSKISTWHNGQTAIFIIVLMLVSLILVL; the protein is encoded by the coding sequence ATGTTTCAAAACACTAAACTATCATTTTTTCTTGCTAATTTCGAGCTAGTGTTCGACTTTAGCACGCAAAACCAATTAATAGCGGTAGCATTTTTACTAATTACCGCTATTGCAAATTTATATGCGATTTCTCAAAATAGAAAACTTGAAAGTTTAATCGGTAGTTTATATTGCCTTTCATCTCTCATCTGCTTATTTTCAGGCGATTTTATCTCTATGATAATTTCGTTAGAATTTATGACAATTTTTGCCTGCATAATTGTTTTTATAGGAAGTTGTAGTGTAAAACATACTAGGCAATATTTCCTAACCCATTTATTTAGCAGCGGATTAATTCTAACTGGCATGAGCTTGTTAATTGATAAAACAGCTAATATAGCTTTTACTCCATTAACAACAGCGATATATAATTCTGAATTACCGGCAATATTAATACTTGCGGGCTGCCTAATAAACGCTTCAATTATTTTCTTCAATGGATGGGTAGTTAATTGTTATCCTAAAGCTTCAAGTAGTGGGATGATTTACCTACTTAGTTTTACTACTAAAATCGCATTAATCACAATATTTAAATTATTTAGTGGTCTTGAAATACTTAAATTTTGTGGCCTAGCTATGATCATTTATGGTTTAATATTTGCTTTAATAGAAAAAAACCTCAGAAGACTAATATGCTACCTCACTGTTTCACAGCTTGGTTTTATTTTAGCAGCTATAGGGATAAACTCTCCTAGAATATTATATCTTATTCCAATTTTTATATTTATGCATATATTATATAACGGAGTATTTGCTTTATATTTTGCTATTATAGAAGATTCAAACAAAATTAAAAATTACCAAGACCTTAAAACTACTAAATATAATCCTATTTTATTAATTGGATTTATACTTACCATATTAATATATAGCTCCATACTTCCAATTAATTCTTCCTATATTAAATTAGAACTAGTAAATGCTTTAAACGAAAACTACGTTATGATTTTCTTTAAAATAGCAACCTGTACTATATTATTTAGCTTGGTTTTTGAGGGGGTATTAGCATTATTGCAAGTGAGTAATAAAGAGGTAACACGTCATTGCGAGCGACTACAAGGAGCGTGGCAATCTCATTTTATTATCCTGAGATTGCTTCGTCAAAACTTACAGTTTTTCCTCGCAATGACGCCAGTTTATTTACTATACCTCTCTTCCTGCCTTATCACCCTAGCAATATGTGCATTTTATCCTGTTCAAATTTCTGATGTAAATAATAACTTATCAATTATCTTAATTGCATTCTTTCTAGCTTTACTATTTCGCTCATCACCACGTATTTTAACAAAAAATATTAACCTTGATCTATACCGCTATATACAAAAAATTATTTACTTCTGTATCACCAAATATAAAGAAACAAAAAGTGATGAAATAGAGGAAGATGAGTATTTAAATTTTAAAGCTTTCTGGCAAGATACTTTAAGTAAAATATCTACTTGGCATAATGGGCAAACTGCTATATTTATTATAGTATTGATGTTAGTTAGCTTGATTTTAGTACTGTAG
- a CDS encoding ankyrin repeat domain-containing protein: MFDDKLSKDLLLSARANNNLAVIRILQDTTSAINPNLQDENGKTALHWAVINLNPLITCYILKIEKVNVNIQDNTGFTVLHYLAKTISNLKFTTINGSFYKSNNYSILKTLFEYGIDVNIQDNKGNTALHYAICKNNFFFIEELLSNNASPFILNKAGFSILYKLNTKNCNFKDEIIESLHSKYPESIELGLVDNKIIIYDIHKLLYNLPYFMYEHNILILGNDA, from the coding sequence ATGTTTGACGATAAACTCAGTAAAGATTTGTTACTATCTGCTAGAGCTAATAATAATTTAGCTGTAATAAGAATATTACAAGATACAACCAGTGCAATTAACCCGAATCTACAAGATGAGAATGGAAAAACCGCCTTACATTGGGCAGTAATAAATTTAAATCCTCTTATAACTTGCTATATACTTAAAATCGAAAAAGTAAATGTTAATATTCAAGACAATACTGGCTTTACTGTTCTACATTATCTCGCTAAAACAATAAGTAATCTTAAATTTACCACTATCAATGGTTCTTTTTATAAAAGCAACAATTATAGCATTTTAAAAACTTTGTTTGAATATGGTATTGATGTTAATATCCAAGATAATAAAGGTAATACTGCTTTACATTATGCAATATGTAAGAATAATTTCTTTTTTATAGAAGAGTTATTATCCAATAATGCTAGTCCTTTTATTTTAAATAAAGCAGGTTTTTCTATCTTATATAAATTAAATACAAAAAATTGTAATTTTAAAGATGAAATTATAGAATCTTTACATTCTAAATACCCTGAATCAATTGAACTTGGACTAGTTGATAACAAAATTATTATTTATGATATACATAAATTACTTTATAATTTACCTTATTTTATGTATGAACATAATATTTTGATACTAGGAAATGATGCATAA
- the rodA gene encoding rod shape-determining protein RodA — protein sequence MHKNYFDQIKRLPLTLILLISLICSIGFIVLYSAANSNLQPWALKQIVNFCIFMPIAIIIALIDLRIIFRLSYIFYFCVLALLVAVELFGSTAMGGKRWIDIGIVKLQPSEPIKIAIVLMLARYFHSLTVDDLSKLHKVIIPIIGVLVPAFLIIREPDLGTGMITLIVSSIIFFAVGFRIKYFIILGVTALVSLPIAWNMMYDYQKKRVMVFLDPEQDPLGASYNIIQSKIAIGSGGFFGLGLNQGSQSHLDFLPEHQTDFIFATFAEEFGFLGGMFLLVLYFSLITLSLLIGVNCRTVFSKLMVIGITATLFSHVFINMAMVMGLVPVVGVPLPFISYGGTMMASMLMGFGLVMNAQVNGHTNLTNI from the coding sequence ATGCATAAAAATTATTTTGACCAAATAAAAAGACTACCACTTACTTTAATCCTACTCATTAGCCTAATTTGTTCTATTGGGTTTATTGTTCTTTATTCTGCTGCAAACAGCAATCTGCAACCTTGGGCACTTAAACAAATTGTGAATTTTTGTATATTCATGCCTATAGCTATAATCATTGCTTTAATTGATTTACGGATTATCTTTAGATTATCTTATATTTTCTATTTTTGCGTACTCGCTTTATTAGTTGCCGTAGAGCTTTTTGGCTCAACTGCCATGGGCGGAAAAAGATGGATAGATATCGGGATAGTAAAGCTGCAACCTTCCGAGCCGATAAAAATTGCCATAGTATTGATGTTAGCCCGATATTTTCACTCACTAACAGTGGATGATCTAAGTAAACTTCATAAAGTAATTATACCAATTATAGGCGTGCTAGTTCCAGCTTTTTTAATAATTAGAGAACCGGATCTTGGTACAGGTATGATTACTTTAATTGTCTCTAGCATTATATTTTTTGCAGTAGGTTTTAGAATAAAATATTTTATAATACTTGGAGTTACAGCCCTTGTTAGCTTACCTATCGCTTGGAATATGATGTATGATTATCAGAAAAAACGGGTAATGGTATTTTTAGATCCTGAACAAGACCCGCTAGGTGCTAGCTATAATATTATACAATCTAAAATCGCTATAGGCTCAGGGGGCTTTTTTGGGCTTGGGTTAAACCAAGGTAGTCAGAGTCATTTAGATTTCTTGCCCGAACATCAAACCGATTTTATTTTTGCTACTTTTGCTGAAGAATTCGGCTTTTTAGGCGGTATGTTTTTACTTGTGTTATATTTCTCACTTATAACTCTTTCCTTATTAATTGGCGTCAATTGTCGCACTGTTTTTAGCAAATTAATGGTCATAGGCATAACTGCCACGCTATTTAGTCACGTATTTATCAATATGGCTATGGTTATGGGATTAGTACCTGTAGTAGGAGTACCACTACCATTTATTTCTTATGGTGGTACAATGATGGCATCAATGTTGATGGGCTTTGGATTGGTTATGAATGCTCAAGTAAATGGGCATACTAACTTAACAAATATATGA